In Episyrphus balteatus chromosome 4, idEpiBalt1.1, whole genome shotgun sequence, the sequence GCACTGCTTATTAATAGTCAAATAGATGCTTCAAGTAAACTCTCACGTATTCGTAGACTAAACTTGTTGATCATGTTTATCacagaaaataatataattaacacTCATGATCAAAGGTGAAGACGCTgtcactaagaaaaaaaaacatcaactcGTATACAATACTTTTTGATAGAAATAAGGTGTTGTCATCAAACTAAGACATGTTGCGTAACGAGGTTATTGTCCCAATCCAGTCTAGAGAATGAtatattctataaaaaagaaaataaaccatTGAATtatcatttttcatttcataggtaatttattaataaattaagtgttgcattgctaatttcgttttttatttatgcTGGACCTCCACGATTGATATAATCCATTTCGGCAGCACTCAATGGTTTTCTCCAGTATCTTGGTGGCAGTTCCCAATCTTCAATGGTTGGTCCTCTTGATTGGGCACCcttaaattgttatttatttagcacatgtttttacaatatttttaaaacaatttataagtTACAAAAAAGAGGTATGTTATTTAACAAATAAGGAGACACATTACCGAGGGTTTTGTGAGGTTTGTACTACTTGCCGATGAACCTGCTGCTGCCGGTGATCCGGGACCCTTCTGACCGGGTAAACCTAGTCCGCCTTTGCGGAATTTAATTAAAGGTATACGCCTTGCTGTTGAATTGACTAGAGATTGAAAAACCATTTTAATTTTGggatttttgttgagatttctttttcaaattcaacCACAAACTTTgccagaagaataaaaaaaatactctgggGTTTTGACAATCTGTCAAAGTTGAAATGTCAAATAAATGGAGACAGCTGGTTGAGTTTCGTAGAAATGAGCTACAGAAAATGTAAGACAATAAATTCAGAAAGTTATACCAGAATAGATTTCCAGTACgagttatcagaaaaaatgtttaaaccgtGTTTCTGATGAGACTGGTGATAGAAATTTGTTTCAGCCCTTATTCAAGATTCATGTGTATTAAAAAATTCGATTACATGCTTGGTCCTGTGTTAACACTGCTAATCTACCATAATAGGCCATTTGAAAAGTTAAACCAAGACTGAACCACTTTCGTACAGCTAAACTCTGGTTCAAGATTCAAATAACTAAGGCCCAATTGTaaaaacgtggttcagccttgGACCCTCCGATTTCAGTGGATTAGCTGCTGATCAatttcggttcaagcatggatgtTTCTATTTTTACACATGTGGACCTTGAACCATCAGTGCTAAACCACAACCACGCAACCTTACCATCAATTTCACAAGATAAAAATtcctgaaccacggattaaatatttctACAACTATCGCTGAAGCCAGTTGCAGTGGTATATATGAAGTTTAGCTCTCATTCTAGgttcaaatatatttaaacaGCCAAGAACATTCTTGAATGGATTGAACCATAACTAATCCAcaaatcggtaatttaaaactACATCCTTAGCCGTATTTTACTAccccacttgatccatatag encodes:
- the LOC129918565 gene encoding alpha-ketoglutarate dehydrogenase component 4 isoform X1; this encodes MVFQSLVNSTARRIPLIKFRKGGLGLPGQKGPGSPAAAGSSASSTNLTKPSGAQSRGPTIEDWELPPRYWRKPLSAAEMDYINRGGPA
- the LOC129918565 gene encoding uncharacterized protein LOC129918565 isoform X2 — its product is MVFQSLVNSTARRIPLIKFRKGGLGLPGQKGPGSPAAAGSSGAQSRGPTIEDWELPPRYWRKPLSAAEMDYINRGGPA